Below is a window of Microbacterium saperdae DNA.
AAGGGCTTCCTGGAGGCCTATGAAGAGGGCCGTGACGAGAAGCGCGGCGACGCGGATGCCGCCGAGAACCAGTCGCTTCCCGCCGTCGCCGTCGGCGACGAGCTCTCCATCGAGGAGGCGGAGGCCAAGGGCCACCGCACGACGCCGAAGCCGCGCTACACCGAGGCATCGCTCGTGAAGGTGCTCGAGGAGAAGGGCATCGGACGCCCATCGACGTTCGCCTCGATCCCCGAGACGATCCTCGACCGCGGGTACGCGGTCAAGCGCGGACAGGCACTCGTGCCGACGTGGCTCGCCTTCAGCGTGGTGCGTCTGCTCGAAGAGCACTTCGCCGACCTCGTGGACTACGACTTCACGGCCGCACTCGAAGACGACCTCGACACGATCGCCCGCGGGGAGCAGAACCGTGTCGAATGGCTGAAGTCCTTCTACTTCGGTTCGGACTCGCACGTCGGTCTGCGCCAGGTGGTCGACAACCTCGGCGAGATCGACGCGCGCGCCCTCAACTCGACGCCCATCACCGACACGGCGACCCTGCGATTCGGCAAATACGGTCCGTACCTCGAGGTATCGGACCCCGAGAACCCCGAGGCCAAGCCGCGCATCGTCAACGTCCCGGAAGACCTCGCGCCGGACGAGCTCACCTCGGCCAAGGCGCAGGAACTCATCGATGCACCGGTCGCGGGCGACCGTGTCCTGGGTGAGAACCCCGAAAACGGCAAGATCGTCGTCGTGAAGGATGGCCGATTCGGCCCCTACGTGCAGGAGAACGACCCGGTGTCCGAAGACGCCGCGGTCGACGAGAGCACAGGAGAGGTCGTCGAGGCACCCAAGCCCAAGCGCGGCGCGAAGAAGGAGACGGCACCCAAGCCGCGTACAGCGTCGCTGTTCCGCTCGATGTCGGTCGACACGCTCGAACTCGACACCGCACTGCAGCTGCTGAGCCTGCCCCGCGTCGTCGGAGCCGACCCCGAGTCGGGCGAGGAGATCACGGCGCAGAACGGCCGCTTCGGGCCGTACCTGAAGAAGGGCACCGACTCGCGTTCGCTCGAGAGCGAATCGCAGATCTTCGATGTGACGTTGGAGCAGGCGCTCGAGATCTACGCGCAGCCGAAGTACGGTGCCCGTCGTGCATCGAGCGCGCTCGCCGAGTTCGACGCGGATCCCGTCAGCGGCAAGCCGATCCGTATCCGCGACGGTCGCTTCGGCGCCTACGTGACCGACGGCGAGACGAACGTGACCATCCCGCGCGGGCAGAAGGTCGAGGACATCACGTTCGAGATCGCCGTGCAGATGCTCGCGGACAAGCGTGCCAAGGGCCCTGCACCCAAGCGCGGCGCGGCCAAGAAGGCACCTGCGAAGAAGGCGCCCGCGAAGAAGACTCCTGCGAAGAAGCCGGCGGCGAAGAAGACCACGGCGGCGAAGGCTCCGGCCGATGCGGCCAAATCTGCGGCGCGGTCCGCGGCGGCGAAGAAGGCTGCGGCGACGCGGGCGGCCAACGCGGCCAAGCGTGAGGCGGAGACTGCAGGCGCGAAGGCGGACTCGTGACCTCAGGTCCCGGTGCGTGGATCACGCTCGAAGGCGGCGACGGCTCGGGCAAGACCACGCAGTCGAACCTGCTGGCGGGGTGGTTGACGGACGAGGG
It encodes the following:
- the topA gene encoding type I DNA topoisomerase yields the protein MAEGKKLVIVESPTKMRSIQGYLGDGYEVLSSVGHIRDLADKKDIPAADKQAYGKYSIDIDNGFDPYYVVSDRKTKTVAELKRALKTADELLLATDEDREGEAIAWHLLETLKPKVPVKRMVFHEITKDAIQAAIGNTRELDHDLVDAQETRRILDRLYGWDVSPVLWYKVKTGISAGRVQSAATRLIVDRERERMAFTSAEYWDVDAAAAASGTSFKIRLVRVDGGQLARGTDFDDSGKLKKAVVILDEAKATALAQAVDAVGAGTVTKVEAKPGTRSPYAPFTTSTMQQEAGRKLSMGAKQAMGVAQRLYEKGYITYMRTDSTSLSTQAVQAARSQAVALYGDAAVPLKPRVYKSKSKNAQEAHEAIRPSGDNFRTPASLSSELDRDEQRLYDLIWKRTVASQMSDAKYETTTVTIAVDAAGQKAEFTASGTVYTFKGFLEAYEEGRDEKRGDADAAENQSLPAVAVGDELSIEEAEAKGHRTTPKPRYTEASLVKVLEEKGIGRPSTFASIPETILDRGYAVKRGQALVPTWLAFSVVRLLEEHFADLVDYDFTAALEDDLDTIARGEQNRVEWLKSFYFGSDSHVGLRQVVDNLGEIDARALNSTPITDTATLRFGKYGPYLEVSDPENPEAKPRIVNVPEDLAPDELTSAKAQELIDAPVAGDRVLGENPENGKIVVVKDGRFGPYVQENDPVSEDAAVDESTGEVVEAPKPKRGAKKETAPKPRTASLFRSMSVDTLELDTALQLLSLPRVVGADPESGEEITAQNGRFGPYLKKGTDSRSLESESQIFDVTLEQALEIYAQPKYGARRASSALAEFDADPVSGKPIRIRDGRFGAYVTDGETNVTIPRGQKVEDITFEIAVQMLADKRAKGPAPKRGAAKKAPAKKAPAKKTPAKKPAAKKTTAAKAPADAAKSAARSAAAKKAAATRAANAAKREAETAGAKADS